In Cytophagales bacterium, a single window of DNA contains:
- a CDS encoding O-antigen ligase family protein, with translation MKTLKGIISLQNIVFFCCLMIITGLFSIKFFRALSSIGIICLFVTAIAYGVTSNPGAHSGSPYTKLLRPALSYLLQQKGFLFLTIIFFLHLVTFFYTDSVNYGYFWEKITLNLTFLVLPLSFAILPAIKKRQYYLLLYFFFLLMALTSLGTFINYLFDFTFINESYLRSKVMPTPVNHVRYSLMVAFAIFVGVFLYSESKARSVGRYALCTMLITLFIFLHFLAVRSGLLAFYALAFSYTLFYIIKKKANCFIILFILLSSPIISYFAIPTFQNKFQNTVTDLAKIENKSTISDYSVSSRIVSYKAAFELIKKKPLTGTGIGNIKREMAKIYIAKFPYIKKHRRLMPHNQYLRYLVGFGIIGLSIFLFSFYYPLIYQYNYKNLILLTHYLIISISFLFEGTLNTQLGLNFTLIFILVPLSNLKEGER, from the coding sequence ATGAAAACCCTTAAAGGTATTATTTCCCTCCAAAATATAGTCTTTTTTTGCTGTTTGATGATCATTACCGGTTTGTTTTCTATCAAATTCTTCCGTGCATTATCCAGCATAGGTATTATATGCCTGTTCGTTACAGCAATAGCATACGGCGTCACGAGTAACCCGGGAGCGCATAGCGGAAGTCCGTACACCAAACTATTGCGTCCTGCATTAAGTTACCTGTTGCAGCAAAAGGGTTTTCTTTTTTTAACTATCATTTTTTTCCTTCACCTGGTCACTTTTTTCTATACCGACTCTGTTAACTACGGCTATTTTTGGGAAAAAATAACATTAAATCTAACCTTTTTAGTATTGCCATTATCATTTGCCATATTACCTGCCATCAAAAAGCGGCAATATTACCTGCTACTTTATTTCTTCTTCTTATTAATGGCCTTAACATCATTAGGTACCTTTATCAATTATCTTTTCGACTTTACATTCATCAACGAATCATACCTCCGTTCAAAGGTAATGCCCACACCGGTAAACCATGTGCGGTATAGTCTGATGGTAGCCTTTGCAATATTTGTGGGAGTTTTTTTATACTCAGAGAGTAAAGCCCGGAGCGTTGGACGTTATGCGTTATGCACTATGCTCATTACGCTATTCATTTTTCTCCATTTTTTAGCGGTCAGGAGTGGTCTGCTGGCATTTTATGCGCTTGCTTTTTCTTATACTTTATTTTATATCATCAAAAAAAAGGCTAATTGTTTTATCATCTTGTTTATTTTGTTATCTTCCCCAATAATAAGTTATTTTGCCATACCTACTTTTCAAAATAAGTTTCAAAATACCGTCACAGATCTCGCCAAAATTGAAAATAAATCAACTATAAGCGACTATTCAGTATCTTCAAGAATTGTATCTTATAAAGCTGCTTTCGAATTAATAAAAAAGAAACCACTGACAGGCACAGGAATTGGAAACATAAAAAGGGAAATGGCAAAAATATATATAGCAAAGTTCCCATATATAAAAAAACATAGAAGGCTTATGCCGCATAATCAATATTTACGTTATTTGGTTGGCTTTGGTATCATAGGGTTGAGCATATTTTTGTTCAGCTTTTATTACCCATTGATTTACCAGTATAATTATAAAAATCTGATACTGCTTACCCATTACCTGATCATCAGCATTTCATTTTTATTTGAAGGCACGCTGAATACACAGCTTGGATTGAACTTTACACTGATCTTTATTTTAGTACCTTTGAGTAACTTAAAAGAGGGGGAAAGATAG
- a CDS encoding DUF2007 domain-containing protein, with translation MENSDKLITIATLPYNDSHIIKGLLETEGIKCFILDQSAAGLAGHDIFNTVRLNIRESDAKKAQIIINNYENP, from the coding sequence ATGGAAAACTCTGATAAACTAATCACAATCGCAACTTTACCCTATAATGATTCACATATCATAAAAGGACTATTAGAAACGGAAGGAATAAAATGCTTTATATTAGATCAAAGCGCTGCAGGATTAGCAGGCCACGATATATTTAATACTGTAAGATTAAATATTAGAGAAAGTGATGCTAAAAAAGCTCAAATAATTATTAATAATTATGAAAACCCTTAA
- a CDS encoding DUF1801 domain-containing protein: MAELKTKPTNESVNEFINAISNKKKRNDAFLILDIMKRVTKLEPKMWGTSIIGFGDYHYKYDSGHEGDAALLGFSPRKQKLVLYVLTKFEKQQELLLNIGKHTTGKVCLYLNKLEDINLEILEKIIVASWDHIKSKKK, from the coding sequence ATGGCTGAATTAAAGACAAAACCAACCAATGAAAGTGTTAATGAATTTATTAATGCTATCTCCAATAAGAAAAAACGAAATGACGCATTTTTAATTCTGGATATTATGAAGAGGGTTACAAAACTAGAACCAAAAATGTGGGGGACATCGATTATTGGATTTGGGGATTATCATTACAAATACGATAGTGGCCATGAAGGTGATGCTGCCCTCTTAGGTTTTTCACCTCGAAAACAAAAACTGGTTTTATATGTCCTGACTAAATTTGAAAAGCAACAGGAATTATTGCTAAATATAGGTAAGCATACCACTGGAAAAGTATGCCTGTATCTCAACAAATTAGAAGACATTAATCTTGAAATACTTGAAAAAATAATAGTCGCTTCGTGGGATCATATTAAAAGTAAAAAGAAATAA